Proteins encoded by one window of Streptomyces sp. LX-29:
- a CDS encoding DUF3499 domain-containing protein, producing MESRRGPLKSAVPSNVVSPVRRCSRTACGRPAVATLTYVYADSTAVLGPLATYAEPHCYDLCSEHSERLTAPRGWEVVRLALDSGPARPSGDDLEALANAVREAARPHERAAGGGPGGPRSGGGRGDSVEVARRGHLRVLRSPDS from the coding sequence GTGGAGAGTCGTCGCGGCCCGCTCAAGAGTGCGGTACCGTCCAACGTCGTGAGCCCTGTACGTCGCTGTTCGCGCACCGCGTGCGGCCGCCCCGCCGTCGCGACGCTGACGTACGTCTACGCGGATTCGACCGCGGTCCTCGGGCCGCTCGCCACCTACGCCGAGCCCCACTGCTACGACCTGTGCTCGGAGCACTCCGAGCGGCTGACCGCCCCGCGCGGCTGGGAGGTCGTGCGCCTTGCCCTGGACAGCGGTCCGGCCCGGCCCAGCGGAGACGACCTGGAAGCCCTCGCCAACGCCGTGCGCGAGGCCGCCCGGCCGCACGAGCGCGCCGCCGGCGGCGGCCCCGGCGGCCCCCGGAGCGGCGGCGGTCGCGGCGACTCGGTCGAGGTCGCCCGACGCGGCCACCTGCGGGTGCTGCGCTCGCCCGACTCCTGA
- a CDS encoding metallopeptidase family protein, translated as MTRPVPPHPSEPRPRRRDRHGRGMRGPIAPPQVPLSISRAESFLDLVQDSAERLERRWPRLAEVDFTVLDVPVPGFDGLSPDGHGGDPVWDGETVPLGRFIAAHGNVPHRIVIYRRPVEIRTKNRDERAMLVHEVVVEQVAEFLGLTPESVDPKYGQD; from the coding sequence ATGACCAGGCCCGTACCTCCTCACCCATCCGAACCGCGCCCGCGCCGCCGCGACCGGCACGGCAGAGGTATGCGCGGACCGATCGCACCGCCACAGGTGCCGCTGTCGATCAGCCGTGCCGAGTCCTTCCTCGATCTGGTGCAGGACTCCGCGGAGCGGCTGGAGCGCCGCTGGCCACGGCTGGCCGAGGTCGACTTCACGGTGCTGGACGTGCCGGTCCCCGGCTTCGACGGCCTCAGCCCGGACGGGCACGGCGGCGACCCGGTCTGGGACGGCGAGACCGTGCCGCTGGGTCGCTTCATCGCCGCCCACGGCAACGTCCCCCACCGGATCGTGATCTACCGCCGTCCGGTGGAGATCCGCACCAAGAACCGGGACGAACGGGCGATGCTCGTCCACGAGGTGGTCGTGGAGCAGGTCGCCGAGTTCCTCGGGCTCACCCCGGAGTCGGTGGACCCCAAGTACGGCCAGGACTGA